A genomic segment from Rubrobacter tropicus encodes:
- a CDS encoding branched-chain amino acid transaminase has translation MGNKAFAANDAEWCYHGGELQKLGDVRLSPATHALNYGTGVFEGIRAYWNEERGTLQVLKLREHYERFEKSSRLLRIDLPLGIDEMCDITLEILKRNAPREDTYIRPLAYKAAESVGVNLKGESELSIFTVPMGNYVELSGLRCCVSSWRRTPDTAIPARAKCTGSYVNTALAVDAAHRAGYDDAIFLTQQGFVSEASAANIFLVRKGRLITPPVTADILEGITRDAVMELAERELGMPTEQRDVGRTELYAADEVFLTGTGFQIAPVIEVDDRPVGTGTIGPVAERLQEQYFKAARGELTEYADWTVAVEVAEGARR, from the coding sequence ATGGGAAACAAGGCGTTCGCCGCGAACGACGCGGAGTGGTGCTACCACGGCGGGGAGCTACAGAAGTTGGGCGACGTGCGCCTCTCCCCCGCGACCCACGCCCTGAACTACGGGACGGGCGTCTTCGAGGGCATCCGGGCCTACTGGAACGAGGAGCGCGGGACCCTGCAGGTCCTCAAGCTGCGCGAGCACTACGAGCGGTTCGAAAAGAGCAGCCGCCTGCTGCGGATCGATCTCCCCTTGGGCATCGACGAGATGTGCGACATAACTCTGGAGATACTAAAGCGCAACGCTCCGCGCGAGGACACCTACATCCGGCCGCTCGCGTACAAGGCTGCCGAGTCGGTCGGGGTGAACCTCAAGGGCGAGTCCGAGCTCTCGATCTTCACGGTCCCGATGGGCAACTACGTCGAGCTTTCGGGCCTGCGCTGTTGCGTCTCCTCGTGGCGCCGGACGCCGGACACGGCCATCCCGGCCAGGGCCAAATGCACCGGCTCCTACGTCAACACGGCGCTCGCGGTGGACGCGGCGCACCGGGCGGGGTACGACGACGCGATCTTCCTGACCCAGCAGGGCTTCGTCTCCGAGGCGAGCGCCGCGAACATCTTCCTCGTGCGCAAAGGGCGGCTCATCACGCCGCCCGTCACGGCGGACATCCTGGAGGGCATCACCCGCGACGCGGTGATGGAACTCGCCGAGAGGGAGCTCGGGATGCCGACCGAGCAGCGCGACGTCGGACGCACCGAGCTCTACGCCGCCGACGAGGTCTTTCTGACCGGCACCGGGTTTCAGATAGCGCCCGTGATCGAGGTGGACGACCGGCCCGTCGGCACCGGCACCATCGGCCCGGTCGCCGAACGCCTGCAGGAGCAGTACTTCAAGGCCGCGCGCGGCGAGCTGACCGAGTACGCGGACTGGACCGTGGCGGTGGAAGTTGCGGAGGGGGCGCGGCGGTGA
- a CDS encoding 2-isopropylmalate synthase, translating into MRRVEIFDTTLRDGEQSPGISLSVEEKVEVARQLARLKVDVIEAGFPITSEGDFESVSRIAAEVKGPRIAGLARIHEADIRRAWEAVQWSDRPRIHTFVGTSDLHIEHQMRSNREDILKRAGEAVAFAKGLCPNVEFSPMDATRTDIGFLSEVVAAAVEAGADVVNIADTVGYTTPVEFAAFLKELQERVPGLKDRTLSVHCHDDLGMAVANSLAGVEVGAGQVEVAVNGIGERAGNASLEEVVMALATRGDFYGVEVGVETRQLANTSRMVSNMTGYEVPPNKAVVGRNAFLHESGIHQDGVLKDRRTFEIMTKEDIGLEGTNIFLGKHSGRHALKDALEELGYVVEGEILKRAFVRFKEIADHKKTVTAADLEAIAADEVGSFEGKFVLDSFRVVAATGRQSRAAVTISHAEHGTFEAEAEGEGPVDAVFRAVDAATNIKGRLTDFRIDAVTGGKDALGEVRVSVEFEGNEYAGRGLSQDVVEAAARAYVRAANVYSAGRVKSPWEAPVAP; encoded by the coding sequence ATGCGTCGAGTAGAGATCTTCGACACGACCCTTCGCGACGGCGAACAATCGCCAGGAATTTCCCTTTCAGTAGAGGAAAAAGTAGAGGTGGCCCGCCAGCTCGCCCGCCTGAAGGTCGACGTCATAGAGGCTGGCTTCCCTATTACCTCCGAGGGAGACTTCGAGTCGGTCTCCAGGATCGCCGCCGAGGTGAAGGGGCCCCGCATCGCGGGCCTCGCCCGCATCCACGAGGCGGACATCCGTCGGGCCTGGGAGGCGGTCCAGTGGTCGGACAGGCCCCGCATCCACACCTTCGTCGGCACGAGCGACCTGCACATAGAACACCAGATGCGCTCGAACCGCGAGGACATCCTGAAGCGGGCCGGCGAGGCGGTGGCGTTCGCCAAGGGCCTCTGCCCGAACGTCGAGTTCTCCCCGATGGACGCCACCAGGACGGACATAGGTTTTCTCTCCGAAGTTGTCGCCGCGGCGGTCGAGGCCGGGGCCGACGTCGTCAACATCGCCGACACCGTCGGCTACACGACGCCCGTCGAGTTCGCCGCGTTCTTGAAGGAGCTTCAAGAGCGGGTTCCGGGGCTGAAGGATCGGACGCTCTCGGTCCATTGCCACGACGACCTCGGGATGGCCGTGGCAAACTCGCTCGCCGGGGTCGAGGTCGGGGCCGGGCAGGTCGAGGTGGCGGTAAACGGGATCGGGGAGCGCGCGGGGAACGCCTCGCTCGAAGAGGTGGTGATGGCGCTCGCGACGCGCGGGGACTTCTACGGGGTAGAGGTCGGCGTGGAGACCAGGCAGCTCGCGAACACGTCGCGCATGGTCTCGAACATGACGGGCTACGAGGTCCCGCCGAACAAGGCCGTCGTCGGCAGGAACGCCTTCCTGCACGAGTCGGGGATACACCAGGACGGCGTGCTCAAGGACCGGCGGACGTTCGAGATCATGACGAAAGAAGACATAGGCCTCGAAGGCACGAACATCTTCCTCGGCAAGCATTCCGGCCGCCACGCCCTCAAGGACGCCCTCGAAGAGCTCGGCTACGTGGTCGAGGGGGAGATCCTCAAGCGGGCCTTCGTCCGGTTCAAGGAGATAGCCGACCACAAGAAGACCGTCACGGCCGCCGACCTCGAAGCGATAGCCGCCGACGAGGTGGGCTCCTTCGAGGGCAAGTTCGTCCTCGACTCCTTCCGGGTGGTCGCCGCGACAGGCCGCCAGAGCCGGGCCGCCGTGACCATCTCCCACGCCGAACACGGCACGTTCGAGGCCGAGGCCGAGGGCGAGGGCCCCGTGGACGCCGTCTTCCGCGCCGTGGACGCCGCCACCAACATAAAGGGCAGGCTCACGGACTTCCGCATCGACGCCGTCACGGGCGGCAAGGACGCCCTCGGCGAGGTCCGGGTCTCCGTCGAGTTCGAGGGCAACGAGTACGCCGGGCGCGGCCTCTCCCAGGACGTCGTCGAGGCCGCGGCCCGCGCCTACGTGCGGGCGGCGAACGTGTACTCCGCCGGGCGGGTGAAGTCCCCGTGGGAAGCCCCGGTAGCGCCGTAG
- the leuB gene encoding 3-isopropylmalate dehydrogenase — MRDSFDILLLPGDGIGPEVVGAARGVMDLAAEHFGVKLRYEERKIGGEAIRDEGGPVSDETLEAARASDSVLLGAVGHPDFDDAPVRPEAGLLKLRKHLGAFANLRPVAAVPALLDASPLKKEVVSGVDVLIVRELTGGAYFGEKEEGDERASDLSVYTKEEIDRVARVAFDAAKRRKRRVTSVDKANVMATGRLWRKVVTEVSKDYPDVELDHVLVDAAAMHLVREPGRFDVMLTENLFGDILSDEAAMLPGSMGMLPSASLGEPGSPGIFEPVHGSAPDIAGQGKANPYAAILSAAMMFRHTLGRPDVAEAIEQGVSVALEAHFLTADLGGSKTTEQVAEAVGRWIGAGEGVA; from the coding sequence ATGCGCGACTCTTTCGACATACTCTTGCTACCGGGCGACGGCATAGGCCCCGAGGTGGTCGGGGCCGCGCGCGGGGTAATGGACCTCGCGGCCGAGCACTTCGGCGTGAAGTTACGTTACGAGGAGCGCAAGATCGGGGGTGAGGCCATCCGCGACGAAGGCGGTCCCGTCTCCGACGAGACGCTCGAAGCCGCCAGAGCCTCCGACTCCGTCCTGCTCGGCGCGGTCGGCCACCCCGACTTCGACGACGCGCCGGTGCGTCCCGAAGCGGGCCTTCTGAAGCTCAGGAAGCATCTCGGGGCGTTCGCGAACCTGCGGCCCGTCGCGGCGGTTCCGGCGTTGCTCGACGCCTCGCCGCTCAAGAAGGAGGTTGTGTCCGGGGTCGACGTCCTGATCGTGCGCGAGCTTACGGGCGGCGCGTACTTCGGCGAGAAGGAGGAGGGCGACGAACGGGCGAGCGACCTCTCCGTCTACACCAAAGAGGAGATAGACCGGGTGGCCCGCGTCGCCTTCGACGCCGCCAAGCGCAGGAAGCGCCGGGTAACGAGCGTGGACAAGGCGAACGTGATGGCGACCGGCCGCCTGTGGCGCAAGGTGGTTACGGAGGTCTCCAAGGACTACCCGGACGTCGAGCTGGACCACGTGCTCGTGGACGCGGCGGCGATGCATCTCGTGCGGGAGCCCGGGCGGTTCGACGTGATGCTCACCGAGAACCTCTTCGGGGACATACTCTCCGACGAGGCGGCGATGCTCCCCGGTTCGATGGGGATGCTCCCTAGCGCTTCTCTAGGGGAGCCCGGCTCGCCCGGCATCTTCGAGCCCGTCCACGGCTCCGCGCCGGATATCGCGGGGCAGGGCAAGGCGAACCCGTACGCCGCGATCTTATCTGCGGCCATGATGTTCCGCCACACTTTGGGCCGGCCCGACGTGGCGGAGGCCATAGAGCAGGGAGTCTCGGTGGCGCTGGAGGCCCACTTCTTGACGGCCGACCTCGGCGGCAGCAAGACCACGGAGCAAGTAGCGGAGGCCGTTGGACGCTGGATCGGGGCCGGGGAGGGCGTGGCATGA
- the cimA gene encoding citramalate synthase gives MSVRLFDTTLRDGTQREGVSLTTEDKIRIAKELDTLGVHYIEAGFPASNPKDLEFFENFDASELENARLVAFTRARRPNGRADEDPAVTLLPSLTAPVACIVAKSWKLHVEKVLRTTPEENMESVRDTVSYLASAGKEVLFDAEHYFDGFRDDPDHALAVLRAAAESGATTLVLCDTNGGTLPTELKAVVQRTVREFPDVEVGIHTHNDAGCGVANALAAVEAGATHVQGTVNGVGERTGNCDLVTTIANLQLKMGLKVVDEEGLKKLTGVSNYVSELMNLTPDTHRPYVGRSAFAHKGGLHVDGISKDPSTYEHVAPEVVGNVRRTPVGELSGKNSIKAKAAELGIDAGDAAQILSAIKRREYEGYHYEAADASLALLIGRTAGEATPLFELETFRIISEKRADGRTTTEATVKLFVRGQRVISTAEGNGPVNALDKALREAIGPHYPELKEIHLSNYKVRILDEHRATAATTRVLIDSTDGKRVWGAVGVGENIIEASWQALVDGLEYGVNSG, from the coding sequence ATGAGCGTCAGGCTTTTCGACACCACCCTTCGGGACGGCACGCAGCGCGAGGGCGTCAGTTTGACGACCGAGGACAAGATCCGGATAGCCAAAGAGCTTGACACCCTCGGCGTCCACTACATCGAGGCGGGCTTCCCCGCCTCCAACCCCAAGGACCTGGAGTTCTTCGAGAACTTCGACGCGTCCGAGCTTGAGAACGCGAGGCTCGTCGCCTTCACCCGCGCCCGGCGCCCGAACGGCCGGGCCGACGAAGACCCCGCCGTGACGCTCCTCCCCTCCCTCACAGCCCCCGTCGCCTGCATCGTCGCCAAGAGCTGGAAGCTGCACGTGGAGAAGGTCCTCAGGACCACGCCGGAGGAGAACATGGAGTCCGTGAGGGATACCGTCTCCTACCTGGCGAGCGCCGGAAAAGAGGTCCTCTTCGACGCCGAGCACTACTTCGACGGCTTCAGGGACGACCCCGACCACGCGCTCGCGGTGCTGCGGGCGGCGGCCGAATCCGGCGCGACGACGCTCGTCCTGTGCGACACGAACGGCGGCACGCTCCCGACGGAGCTAAAGGCGGTAGTACAAAGGACCGTGCGCGAGTTTCCCGACGTCGAGGTCGGCATCCACACCCACAACGACGCCGGGTGCGGGGTGGCGAACGCGCTCGCGGCCGTCGAGGCCGGGGCCACGCACGTCCAGGGGACCGTAAACGGCGTCGGGGAGCGGACCGGCAACTGCGACCTCGTCACGACCATCGCCAACCTGCAGCTAAAGATGGGCCTGAAGGTCGTGGATGAGGAGGGCTTGAAGAAGCTGACGGGGGTCTCGAACTACGTCTCCGAGCTCATGAACCTGACGCCGGACACGCACAGGCCCTACGTCGGGAGGAGCGCCTTCGCCCACAAAGGCGGGTTGCACGTGGACGGTATCAGCAAGGACCCATCGACCTACGAGCACGTGGCGCCCGAGGTCGTGGGCAACGTCAGGCGCACGCCGGTCGGGGAGCTCTCGGGCAAGAACTCCATCAAGGCAAAGGCGGCGGAGCTCGGCATAGACGCCGGCGACGCAGCCCAGATCCTCTCCGCCATAAAGAGGCGCGAGTATGAGGGCTACCACTACGAGGCCGCCGACGCCTCCCTCGCCCTCCTTATCGGACGCACGGCCGGCGAGGCCACCCCACTCTTCGAGCTAGAGACGTTCAGGATAATCTCCGAGAAAAGGGCAGACGGCCGCACGACCACGGAGGCGACCGTAAAGCTCTTCGTTCGGGGCCAGAGGGTCATCTCGACCGCGGAGGGCAACGGCCCCGTCAACGCTTTGGACAAGGCGCTAAGAGAAGCGATCGGCCCGCACTACCCGGAGCTCAAGGAGATCCACCTCTCCAACTACAAGGTCCGCATCCTAGACGAGCACCGGGCGACGGCGGCAACGACCCGCGTCCTCATAGACTCCACGGACGGCAAGCGCGTCTGGGGCGCCGTCGGGGTGGGCGAAAACATCATCGAGGCGAGCTGGCAGGCCCTCGTCGACGGCCTCGAGTACGGGGTGAACTCCGGCTAG